GAGTGACACGAAAAATTGCTGTGCAGAACTAGAGTATCTGAGGCAGAACGCCCAGAATGCAGGAGCAGAGATGACCATATTTTTTCATGACGAACCGGCTTATGTGACGGCGGCTTTTTTAAAGCAGATCGGCGCACAGCAACTGGTAACCGGCATGGCAGAGGCACCAATCAATGGATTTATAGAAGTGATCCATCAGCTGATGCCGCGTGTGCCGATTGCGATGGTGGATAAGGACGAAACAGTTTATCATATTTGTCCTTCTGCGCAGACGGCAATTTCTCCACAGCCCATATGGTCGCGATAAAAAATACATAATTGTAAAAAAGAAAAAGCGCCTGATGACTTTTGTTCATCAGACGCTTTTATTACTTTCCGGCTTTTTTTATGTAAGAAAAATTTCGGTGCTGTGATTTTTCTTCAGAAATCCGGCGGTATTTTTCCCGGGTTGCCTGCCCGCCACGGATATGCCGCTGGGCCTTATTAAGCTCCAAAACCTCTTTGACCTTCTGGTAGAGTTGGCGATCGATCTGCTGGAGCCGCTGGGCGACATCTTTGTGGACGGTCGATTTAGAAACGCCGAATTTTTTGGCAGCAGCGCGTACAGTGGCACCGCTTTCGCAGATATATTGTCCGAGCTCAACCGCCCGCTCTTCTACATTGCCTTTCATAAGCTTGCCCTCCCATATCCAATTGTTCATTCTTATGCGAAGAACATTATTTTTATGAGATGACAAGCAATTTTATCGAAAGAAAGTTTATCGGGAATGAGAAAGAAGAATGCTATTGAGCTCTGCACCCATTAAAATGATCATTCCGCTTAGGTAAAACCAGAGGAGTAAAATGATAACGGCTCCGATGGCTCCGTAGACCAGCGTATATTTTCCAATATGCTCTACATAAAAGGCATATCCGCCGGAAACCAGAATCCAGAAAATCAGTGCGCAGATTGTTCCGGGGAGCGCTTCTTTTGTGGAAAGCCCGCCGGGAGCAAGACGATAGAGAGAAAGCAGAATCCAAAAAACTAAAGCGGCTAAGAGAAGCATTCGAATTAGAGACCAATAAGATTCCAAAAAATGTAGAGGAGGAATAAATTCTGCTAAAAATTGAATTGCACCAGGGCTTAAGCTCAAAGCGATGATGCTGATAAAAACAGTGCCGATTAATCCCAAGGCAGAGACGAAAATTAGAGCCTGCTTTTTAATGGGGGCGTTTTCGCGCAAAGGCAAACTATGTGCACGGCGTATTCCAAGAATTAGACAATTCATAGCACGCATCGAAAACCAGACGGTCAGAGAAAATCCCAGCATAAAGGAAGGTGCGCTGGGGGATTCTGTTAGGTAAATAAAATAATTTTCGATAATTTCGATGACTTCTGCAGGAAGAAGCCCCGCAAAAATTTTAACGGAGATCGGCTGCAGATGAAATACGCCCGGTAATGAGCTAATCATTAATAAAAATGGAAAGCAGGTAAAAATTAAGTAGTAAGAAAGTGCGGCCGCGCTGCGCCCAATTCCATCACGGAAATAACGGAGAATCAGTTTACGTATTATTTTTGGAAATGGCAATTCTGTCACCTCGATTTTTATATTCATCATGGATAAAAAATCAAATTGTTTGGATTTCTTTACTTTTTATAGTCTCCTCTGTACAATAAGAAAAGAGTTTTTGATTGAAACTCTGAAAAATGAGGAGGACTTTTTTTGGATCTGAGAGATGGAGTACAGCACGCACTTTTTACGAAAAGAGATATTTCACGGCTTTTATGGCCGCTTGTAGTAGAACAGGTACTGGAGGTCACTGTCGGAATGGCGGATGTTCTGATGGTTTCTTCTGTGGGAGAAGCAGCGGTCAGCGGTGTTTCTTTGGTCGATATGATCAATGTACTGATTTTAAATATTTTTGCGGCGATGGCGACCGGTGGAGCGGTTGTGGTCAGTCAATGGCTGGGAGCTCAGGAGCGGGAAAAGGCGTGTCACACAGCCGCCCAGCTTCTAATGGCTGCCCTTTTGTTGGCAGTTTGCATCATGATTTTGGTGCTTGTTTTTCGCAGTTCCCTTTTGCATCTCTTTTTTGGTCCGGTAGAACCGGACGTGATGGATGCCTGCCTTATTTATTTTTCCATTTCAGCGTGGAGTTATCCCTTTATTGCACTTTATAATGCGGGTGCTGCCCTTTATCGTTCAATGGGGAACAGCCGTATTTCTATGTATACTTCGATTTTTATGAATATAGTCAATGTTAGCGGGAACGCAATCTGTGTTTATGGATTGCATATGGGAGTTGCCGGGGTAGCAATGCCGTCGCTCGTTT
This genomic window from Caproicibacterium sp. BJN0003 contains:
- the spoIIID gene encoding sporulation transcriptional regulator SpoIIID; the encoded protein is MKGNVEERAVELGQYICESGATVRAAAKKFGVSKSTVHKDVAQRLQQIDRQLYQKVKEVLELNKAQRHIRGGQATREKYRRISEEKSQHRNFSYIKKAGK
- a CDS encoding YihY/virulence factor BrkB family protein is translated as MPFPKIIRKLILRYFRDGIGRSAAALSYYLIFTCFPFLLMISSLPGVFHLQPISVKIFAGLLPAEVIEIIENYFIYLTESPSAPSFMLGFSLTVWFSMRAMNCLILGIRRAHSLPLRENAPIKKQALIFVSALGLIGTVFISIIALSLSPGAIQFLAEFIPPLHFLESYWSLIRMLLLAALVFWILLSLYRLAPGGLSTKEALPGTICALIFWILVSGGYAFYVEHIGKYTLVYGAIGAVIILLLWFYLSGMIILMGAELNSILLSHSR